The proteins below come from a single Natranaeroarchaeum aerophilus genomic window:
- a CDS encoding creatininase family protein, with amino-acid sequence MQLADRPWPDIRTYCNSDSLAIVPLGSTEQHGPHLPEGTDHLIADALAREAAERSGFLCTPPVMVGVSSHHRQFHGTLSVDPATFRDYVESLSRSLTGHGIDRIVYVNAHGGNVEHLREVGRRLYEDDTAYAIEWMWNESIPDLVDGLFEHNGPHGGPKETAMIQHIAPELVREDRLDAAAENGVARMDELQLRRHGARTFYDAIENSNNGVFGDQRDATAAKGERLFEAAVEQLTALLDWLDEQRYEDLTARPHV; translated from the coding sequence ATGCAACTCGCCGACCGGCCGTGGCCCGATATCCGGACATACTGTAATAGCGACTCGCTCGCCATCGTCCCGCTGGGATCGACCGAACAGCACGGCCCGCATCTCCCGGAAGGAACTGATCATCTCATCGCCGACGCGCTGGCTCGCGAAGCAGCCGAGCGCAGCGGCTTCCTTTGCACTCCCCCGGTCATGGTTGGGGTCTCCTCGCATCATCGGCAGTTCCACGGAACACTGTCGGTCGATCCGGCCACCTTCCGGGACTACGTCGAGAGCCTCTCGCGGAGCCTCACCGGACACGGCATCGATCGGATCGTCTATGTCAACGCCCACGGCGGGAACGTCGAACATCTCCGCGAGGTCGGTCGCCGACTCTACGAGGACGACACCGCCTACGCTATCGAGTGGATGTGGAACGAGAGCATTCCCGACCTCGTCGACGGCCTGTTCGAGCATAACGGCCCGCACGGCGGGCCAAAGGAGACGGCGATGATCCAGCACATCGCGCCGGAGCTCGTCCGGGAAGACCGACTCGACGCCGCCGCGGAGAACGGCGTTGCTCGGATGGACGAGTTGCAGCTCCGCCGCCACGGCGCACGGACGTTCTACGACGCGATCGAAAACTCCAACAACGGCGTCTTCGGTGACCAGCGCGATGCGACCGCCGCAAAGGGAGAACGGCTGTTCGAGGCGGCAGTCGAGCAGCTGACGGCGCTCCTGGACTGGCTCGACGAGCAGCGTTACGAAGACCTTACGGCGAGACCGCACGTTTGA
- a CDS encoding phosphoglycolate phosphatase, giving the protein MTPPLVLDIDGTLTRADGEHGIDPRVFEPIRAWPEPVVIATGKAFPFPVALCQFLGVEERVIAENGGIVYAEEELAVNGDRDAADAVVRAFRERGYDLGWDGPDLVNRWRETEIAARLTVPGAALREVAAEAGLEVVDTGYAFHVKDASITKGEGIETMAQLLDRRPDEFVAVGDSENDVSTFEVVGESYAVANADDAARDAADHVTDGVHAAGTMEVLDRLR; this is encoded by the coding sequence ATGACCCCACCGCTGGTGCTGGATATCGACGGGACGCTGACGCGGGCCGACGGCGAACATGGGATCGATCCGCGTGTATTCGAACCGATCCGTGCGTGGCCCGAACCGGTCGTGATCGCCACCGGAAAGGCGTTTCCGTTTCCAGTTGCACTCTGTCAGTTTCTCGGTGTCGAGGAGCGCGTTATCGCAGAAAACGGCGGGATCGTCTACGCCGAGGAGGAACTCGCGGTAAACGGTGATCGCGATGCAGCAGACGCAGTCGTCAGGGCATTCCGGGAGCGCGGGTACGACCTCGGCTGGGACGGCCCCGATCTGGTCAACCGATGGCGAGAGACGGAGATCGCCGCGCGGTTGACGGTTCCCGGGGCCGCGCTGCGAGAGGTTGCCGCCGAGGCGGGACTGGAGGTCGTCGACACGGGCTATGCGTTCCACGTCAAAGACGCCTCGATCACCAAAGGGGAGGGGATCGAAACGATGGCGCAGCTACTGGATCGTCGTCCGGACGAGTTCGTCGCGGTCGGCGACTCGGAAAACGACGTCTCGACGTTCGAGGTGGTGGGCGAGAGCTACGCGGTTGCAAATGCCGACGATGCAGCACGCGACGCCGCCGACCACGTCACCGACGGCGTCCACGCTGCCGGTACGATGGAAGTGCTCGACAGGCTTCGGTGA
- a CDS encoding OBG GTPase family GTP-binding protein, giving the protein MGLEEEIEELQEEIASTPYNKSTEAHIGRLKSKLAEKKEELEVRQQSSGGGGGYHVEKHGDATVALVGFPSVGKSTLLNALTNADSEVGSYEFTTLDVNPGMLELNGANIQMLDVPGLIEGAASGRGGGQEVLSVVRAADLIVFVLSAFEIEQYERLCEELYKNKIRIDREPPRISIRRKGKDGLRVTSSVDQDLDDRTIKEVLRNHEYINADITLNERVDIDRLIDGIQDNRVYLPSIVSVNKTDLIDPSYIDTVKENLREHDLDPEEVTFISAEKEKGLNAFKERIWQELGLMRIYMDKPGRGIDYEEPLVIKQGSTIEDATKKLGGEFEERFRFARVTGESATHDGQQVGLDHELADEDVLRLITRK; this is encoded by the coding sequence ATGGGGCTAGAAGAGGAGATCGAAGAACTCCAGGAGGAGATTGCGAGCACGCCCTACAACAAGTCGACAGAGGCACATATCGGTCGACTCAAATCGAAGCTTGCGGAAAAAAAAGAGGAGCTGGAAGTCCGCCAGCAGTCCTCGGGTGGGGGTGGCGGCTATCACGTCGAGAAACACGGCGACGCCACGGTTGCGCTGGTCGGATTCCCGAGCGTCGGTAAATCGACGCTTTTGAACGCACTGACAAACGCCGACAGTGAGGTCGGCTCCTACGAATTCACGACGCTCGATGTCAACCCCGGAATGCTGGAACTCAACGGCGCAAACATCCAGATGCTGGACGTGCCGGGATTGATCGAGGGGGCGGCAAGCGGTCGCGGCGGCGGGCAGGAGGTCCTCTCGGTCGTTCGCGCGGCGGATCTGATCGTGTTCGTCCTTTCGGCGTTCGAGATAGAGCAGTACGAGCGCCTCTGTGAGGAGTTGTACAAAAACAAGATCCGGATCGACAGGGAGCCGCCACGGATCTCTATCCGACGCAAAGGGAAAGACGGGCTCAGAGTCACCTCCAGCGTGGATCAGGACCTCGACGATCGGACGATCAAGGAGGTCCTCAGAAATCATGAGTATATCAACGCCGACATCACGCTCAACGAGAGGGTCGATATCGACCGCCTGATCGATGGCATTCAGGACAACCGTGTCTACCTTCCTTCGATCGTTTCGGTCAACAAGACTGATCTGATCGACCCGAGCTATATCGATACGGTCAAAGAGAACCTCCGCGAGCACGACCTCGATCCCGAGGAAGTTACGTTCATCAGCGCCGAGAAGGAGAAGGGCCTGAATGCGTTCAAAGAGCGGATCTGGCAGGAGCTCGGTCTGATGCGAATCTACATGGACAAACCGGGCCGCGGTATCGATTACGAGGAACCGCTCGTGATCAAACAGGGGAGTACGATCGAGGACGCGACGAAGAAACTCGGCGGGGAGTTCGAAGAACGGTTCCGCTTCGCTCGCGTCACCGGTGAGAGCGCAACACACGATGGCCAGCAGGTCGGTCTGGACCACGAGCTCGCCGACGAAGACGTCCTCCGACTGATCACGCGGAAGTGA
- a CDS encoding ABC transporter permease has product MGVSTGVRTLLKREIQRYVRRPTNTFMPPLITNILYFSVFGIILGGRIDQIQGFDYIVFIIPGLVVLGTISNAFENASFSIFHGRWNEYIHETLTSPLSYSQMVGAYVAASALRGLLVGVLIAIVGVVFTVLSGDFATIGLEQPVYLIAFMLVISVLFAGFGVIGGLLSEDFDHLTVMNQFIVRPLVFFGAVFYSLETLSPLWQTVSLLNPMVYMVDGVRYGFLGYSDVDPQFSLVVLTGLTIAVLIVDVGLFRNGYGLTD; this is encoded by the coding sequence ATGGGCGTTTCGACTGGGGTCCGAACGCTGCTCAAGCGCGAGATTCAGCGGTACGTCCGCCGTCCCACGAACACGTTCATGCCGCCGCTGATCACCAATATCCTGTATTTTTCGGTGTTCGGTATCATCCTCGGGGGGCGGATCGATCAGATCCAGGGTTTCGATTACATCGTCTTCATCATTCCGGGACTCGTCGTCCTCGGAACGATCTCGAACGCCTTCGAGAACGCCTCGTTCTCGATCTTCCACGGCCGCTGGAACGAGTATATCCACGAGACGCTAACCTCGCCGCTGTCGTACTCGCAGATGGTCGGCGCATACGTCGCGGCCAGCGCCCTCCGGGGACTGCTCGTCGGCGTCCTGATCGCCATCGTCGGCGTCGTCTTCACCGTCCTCAGCGGCGACTTCGCGACCATCGGTTTGGAGCAACCCGTCTACCTGATCGCCTTTATGCTCGTCATCTCGGTGCTGTTCGCCGGATTCGGCGTGATCGGCGGCCTGCTCTCGGAAGACTTCGACCACCTCACGGTGATGAATCAGTTCATCGTCCGCCCGCTGGTGTTTTTCGGCGCAGTCTTCTATTCGCTGGAGACGCTTTCGCCGCTCTGGCAGACGGTCTCCCTGCTAAACCCGATGGTGTACATGGTCGATGGCGTCCGTTATGGCTTTCTCGGCTACTCCGATGTCGACCCACAGTTCTCGCTTGTCGTTCTCACCGGGTTGACCATCGCGGTCCTGATCGTCGATGTTGGGCTCTTCCGGAACGGCTACGGGCTGACCGACTGA
- a CDS encoding TIGR04206 family protein: MATGHAGRRLIALVLLGLAPWVVVLFPGQFDLVFSWGWVNSQNWNVVTMWDYLFEYTRGFRALPGHLQAWPIATLLYCCALGSAAGGAAIGREDRRVTAGLLVLAALSMLRYTIGFSHPTATVVPLFIPAVLVVCWWFYADALTPERIVEG; this comes from the coding sequence ATGGCCACCGGTCACGCCGGTAGGCGGCTAATCGCGCTCGTCCTGCTGGGGCTTGCGCCCTGGGTCGTCGTCCTCTTTCCCGGCCAGTTCGATCTCGTATTCTCGTGGGGCTGGGTCAACAGCCAGAACTGGAACGTGGTAACGATGTGGGACTATCTGTTCGAGTACACCAGAGGGTTCCGTGCACTGCCAGGTCATCTGCAGGCGTGGCCGATTGCGACGCTGTTGTACTGCTGTGCCCTCGGTAGTGCGGCGGGTGGGGCGGCGATCGGTCGGGAGGACCGGCGCGTCACGGCGGGGTTGCTCGTGCTCGCCGCGCTGTCGATGCTTCGGTATACGATCGGATTCAGCCACCCGACAGCGACTGTAGTCCCACTATTCATTCCCGCCGTGCTGGTCGTTTGCTGGTGGTTCTACGCTGACGCGTTGACGCCCGAGCGGATCGTCGAGGGCTGA
- a CDS encoding ABC transporter ATP-binding protein, whose amino-acid sequence MVPAIETQNLLKEYGDLRALDELSLRVEEGEFFGLLGPNGAGKTTFINILVGLARKTGGDAYVFGHDVVEEYQQARNAIGLAPQEFNVDRFFPIREVLMHKAGYHGISEDVAARRAEEALERVGISHKADERFDWLSGGMKRRFLLARALVTDPDLLILDEPTAGVDVQLRHDIWAVIQELNEEGTTVLLTTHYIEEAERLCDRVAIVNEGSILDVATPGDLMDRGTDTIYVTVGTAVAATPAASAGVAGAGTTTIESGHLAGEDRLVALDGVEDVTLEDGRLAIRADDGGARTPAVLNVLEEVGHEITDIEISRTSLEEVFVEMTNEKRSDREGIEA is encoded by the coding sequence ATGGTACCAGCGATCGAAACACAGAATCTTCTCAAAGAATACGGCGATCTGCGGGCGCTGGACGAACTTTCCTTGCGGGTCGAGGAAGGCGAGTTCTTCGGACTGCTCGGTCCAAACGGTGCGGGAAAGACAACGTTCATCAACATCCTCGTTGGCCTCGCACGGAAGACCGGCGGCGACGCGTACGTCTTCGGTCACGACGTGGTCGAGGAGTACCAGCAAGCCCGGAACGCGATCGGTCTCGCGCCACAGGAGTTCAACGTCGACCGATTCTTCCCCATTCGAGAGGTACTCATGCACAAGGCGGGCTATCACGGTATTTCTGAAGACGTCGCGGCACGTCGCGCCGAGGAAGCACTTGAACGAGTCGGAATCTCCCACAAGGCCGATGAGCGGTTCGACTGGCTCTCCGGCGGGATGAAACGCCGGTTCCTGCTGGCTCGTGCCCTGGTTACCGACCCTGATCTGTTGATCCTCGACGAGCCAACGGCAGGCGTCGACGTCCAGCTCCGCCACGACATCTGGGCGGTGATTCAGGAACTAAACGAGGAGGGCACAACTGTCCTGCTGACGACGCACTACATCGAGGAAGCCGAACGTCTCTGTGATCGCGTCGCGATCGTCAACGAAGGCTCGATCCTCGACGTCGCGACACCGGGCGACCTGATGGATCGCGGGACGGACACCATCTACGTGACAGTCGGGACGGCGGTCGCAGCGACTCCCGCTGCAAGCGCCGGTGTCGCGGGTGCTGGGACAACCACGATAGAGAGTGGTCATCTGGCGGGCGAGGATCGTCTTGTCGCGCTCGACGGCGTCGAGGACGTTACTCTTGAAGACGGACGTCTGGCGATCCGTGCGGACGACGGCGGCGCACGGACACCCGCCGTCCTGAACGTTCTTGAAGAAGTGGGTCACGAGATCACTGACATCGAGATTTCACGAACCTCGCTCGAAGAAGTGTTCGTCGAGATGACCAACGAGAAACGCTCCGATCGGGAGGGGATCGAGGCGTGA
- a CDS encoding metal-dependent hydrolase produces the protein MWPWEHAAVGYLAYSLFCHTYYRESPGGLDAFAVLFASVLPDLIDKPLAYQFGVFETGYALGHSIFFAVPFAIFTGVLARQLGYSRAGLAFAIGYLLHLPGDFVPHYFRGTERFHVVLWPIADQPDAGHSHGLYDFTMGYFVDYWAALTTGDPPTYLLIQTGVVAFTLLLWLYDGAPVLRECLAAVGDTIESLSR, from the coding sequence ATGTGGCCCTGGGAACACGCCGCCGTGGGGTATCTCGCGTACTCACTGTTCTGTCATACGTACTACCGGGAATCGCCTGGCGGACTCGACGCTTTCGCCGTCCTCTTTGCGTCGGTGCTGCCGGATCTCATCGACAAACCCCTCGCGTATCAGTTCGGTGTCTTCGAAACTGGCTACGCTCTCGGTCACTCGATATTTTTTGCTGTCCCATTCGCGATTTTCACCGGAGTACTCGCCCGACAGCTCGGCTACTCGCGTGCTGGACTGGCCTTTGCCATCGGCTATCTACTTCATCTTCCAGGCGACTTCGTGCCCCACTACTTTCGGGGGACAGAACGCTTTCACGTGGTGCTCTGGCCAATAGCGGACCAGCCGGATGCAGGCCACTCACACGGATTATACGATTTTACGATGGGGTATTTTGTCGACTACTGGGCGGCACTGACGACTGGCGATCCACCGACCTATCTACTCATTCAGACGGGGGTCGTCGCGTTCACCCTTCTCCTCTGGCTCTACGACGGCGCGCCAGTGCTCAGAGAGTGTCTCGCCGCAGTGGGAGACACAATCGAATCACTGTCACGTTGA
- a CDS encoding phosphoribosyltransferase has product MFQNRADAGEQLARLLQREGIEADIVLGIPRGGLPVAAPVAAALDAPLDVIAAKKMGAPGNEELALGAVASTGEAWYNDQLIAQLDVEDSYLEQERRHAATVAGEKLRNYRGTSDLAETTDRRVILVDDGIATGATVRACLQQLRGTGAADVVLAVPVASPSAADELSEQVDTLVVVETPDRFGAVGQFYQEFEQVSDAEARSYLFRA; this is encoded by the coding sequence ATGTTTCAGAACAGAGCTGATGCTGGAGAGCAGCTAGCACGACTGCTACAACGAGAAGGGATCGAGGCGGATATAGTGCTGGGAATCCCCCGTGGCGGTCTTCCGGTGGCAGCACCGGTTGCAGCGGCGCTTGACGCACCTCTGGACGTGATTGCGGCAAAGAAGATGGGCGCACCCGGAAACGAGGAACTCGCGCTCGGTGCTGTCGCCAGCACCGGCGAAGCGTGGTACAACGATCAGTTGATCGCCCAGCTCGACGTCGAGGACTCGTATCTCGAACAGGAGCGTCGCCATGCGGCCACGGTTGCAGGGGAGAAACTCCGGAACTACCGAGGGACGAGCGATCTGGCCGAAACCACTGATCGGCGAGTCATCCTCGTTGACGACGGGATCGCAACCGGTGCAACAGTTCGAGCCTGTCTACAACAGCTTCGTGGCACTGGTGCAGCCGATGTTGTCCTCGCTGTCCCGGTAGCATCACCATCGGCCGCAGACGAGCTCAGTGAGCAGGTCGACACGCTGGTCGTCGTCGAGACGCCCGACCGCTTCGGCGCTGTCGGCCAGTTCTATCAGGAGTTCGAACAGGTCAGCGACGCCGAAGCCAGATCCTATCTCTTCCGAGCATGA
- a CDS encoding transcription initiation factor IIB, producing the protein MTDTRVQYQEETNVRTEETERATEQEEEHCPECGGDILADEEHGETVCEECGLVIEEDSIDRGPEWRAFDSAEKDQKSRVGAPTTKMMHDDGLSTNIGWQNKDAYGNQLSSSQREKMQRLRTWNERFRTRDSKERNLKQALGEIDRMASALGLPEDVRETASVIYRRALNEDLLPGRSIEGVATASLYAAARQTGTPRSIDEVATVSRIDEMEFKRTYRYIVRELNLEIQPADPEQYVGRFASELGISDEAEHRARELLQNAKEQSIHSGKSPVGLAAAAVYAAPLLCNESVTQSEVSDVTDISEVTIRNRYKELLEADGQAQFA; encoded by the coding sequence ATGACTGATACACGAGTACAATACCAGGAGGAAACGAACGTCCGGACCGAGGAGACGGAACGAGCGACAGAACAGGAAGAGGAACATTGCCCGGAATGTGGCGGTGACATCCTCGCCGACGAGGAGCACGGCGAGACGGTGTGTGAGGAGTGTGGCCTCGTCATCGAGGAGGACAGCATCGACCGCGGGCCGGAGTGGCGCGCGTTCGACTCGGCCGAAAAGGACCAGAAATCCCGTGTCGGCGCACCGACGACGAAGATGATGCACGACGATGGTCTCTCGACGAACATCGGCTGGCAGAACAAGGACGCGTACGGTAACCAGCTGTCGTCGAGCCAGCGCGAGAAGATGCAGCGCCTTCGCACGTGGAACGAACGCTTCCGCACCCGCGACAGCAAGGAGCGCAACCTCAAGCAGGCACTCGGCGAGATCGACCGAATGGCCAGCGCACTCGGGCTTCCCGAGGACGTCCGGGAGACCGCGAGCGTCATCTACCGCCGCGCGCTCAACGAGGATCTGCTTCCGGGGCGATCGATCGAGGGCGTCGCAACAGCGTCGCTGTACGCTGCGGCGCGCCAGACCGGCACCCCGCGGAGTATCGACGAGGTCGCCACAGTGAGCCGGATCGACGAGATGGAGTTCAAACGCACCTACCGCTACATCGTGCGCGAACTCAACCTCGAGATCCAGCCCGCCGACCCCGAACAGTACGTCGGCCGCTTCGCCAGCGAACTCGGCATTTCGGACGAGGCCGAGCACCGCGCCCGCGAACTGCTGCAGAACGCCAAAGAACAGAGCATCCACAGCGGCAAGAGCCCCGTCGGCCTCGCTGCGGCAGCCGTCTACGCCGCGCCGCTGCTCTGCAACGAATCGGTCACCCAGTCCGAAGTCAGCGATGTCACCGACATCTCGGAAGTGACGATCCGCAACCGCTACAAGGAGCTACTCGAAGCCGACGGTCAGGCGCAGTTCGCCTGA